The genomic DNA TGCATTTTTATGGTTGTTACTTTATGTAATTCATAGCGTGCGTATTCTTCACTTCAGATAATATCCCCTTCAACTCCATTAAATCATCTATTACTATATCAGCCTGAGCAAGTTCATCTTCTTGCGCAAAATCAAAATTACATCCAATCGCAAGTAAACCGTTGTCTTTCGCTGCATTTATATCAGATAGCCTGTCACCAACTACCGCTGCCTCTTTTATATCATATTTGTTCATAATACTTTTAACTAAGTCACCTTTATTTAGCGATTGTATTTGTTCAATACTAAACGTTTCAGTCACCCACTTGTCTAAAGCATAATAAGTTACGATTGCTCGTAAATATTCAGTTAAACCATTACTAGCAATGTAAATTGAACAATTATTTTCTTTTATATATGTAAATATTTCTTTTACATTTGAATATAAAGCGCCTTTTCCGCTTTTTATGTTTTCAATTAGTCTATCTAAAAAATATGCATCTGTTTGTTCTCTTACTTCAATAGAATGGTCCGGTAATAAAGCTTCCCAAACTTGCGGTAACGGCACACCCATAATTTCTCTATATTTATTAATTGGTGTTACTGTATCCCATAGTTGTAGTGATCTTAAGTGATTGAAAGTATCATCTAACGATAATTCTAAAATTTTATCTGTTTGAAATAACGTTCCGTCCATATCAAAAATTAACGCTTGTAACATGTCATTCTCCCCTTTTGAACTATAAGTATTACTCGATATATTTTTCAGCATCTCAACGATAATTTCTGAACAATAATTTGCGGCAGTTTTCGCGAAATCATCATAAGAAACTTGAGCTTCATCATCTGCACTGTCAGAAATACATCTTATAACAAGAAACGGTATATCATTTATGTAGGCGACATGTCCAATTGCTGCTCCTTCCATTTCTGTACAATGAGGTGCGTATTCGTCTATTAATTTCGCCTTTAACTTTGAATCTTCAACAAAACATTCACCGCTGACGATTCTTCCTTCATGAACCCTAGTACGTAAACTACTACTATTACATGCTTTACGTGCTAACTCTACCAATTCCTTACTTGCGATAAATTCTTCCTTGAACGGAAATAAGTTTTTCATTTGATTTTTACTTACATCATGATGGGTTACGTTAGTTGAAATAACTAAATCGCCAACTTTTACATCTGGATGTAACCCACCAGCAACGCCTGTATTAATGATAGAGTCTACATCAAATTTATGAATTAATGTTTGCGCGCATGCAGCTGCATTTACTTTCCCTACACCAGAACGTGTAATAATTACTTCTATCCCCATGAATTCTCCAATATAAAAAGGCATTCCCGCTATTGTCTGTTCCTCTTGTATAACTAGTTTTTCTAAAAGTAAATCTATTTCAATTTGCATTGCTCCAATAATGCCGATTCTGTTCATGTATGTAGTCTCCTTTATTAATTAATCCCTTTAATCCTCTCAGACATAACCGACAATAAAAATTTCGGAAGTACAAGTTGTCTCTTTAACCTTTTCGGCTGTGAGAGTAACCTATACAGCCATTCAGTTCCGGTATCCCTCATCATTTTCGGTGCTCTTTTTACAGTACCAGATATTATATCAATCATGCCTCCGATACCAATAGATAGCGGAACGTTTAATGTTTGTATGTTTTCATAGATGAACTCTTCTTGTTTTGGTGAACCTAGTCCTACTAGTAGTAAATGCGGCTTGAATTGCTTAATTTTCATTTTTATTTCTTCTATTTCTTCACCATTTACAAATCCATGCTGTCCTTTAAACTGCGCTCCTGGGAACTGCTCATTTAATTTTTCTAATGCCTTTTTATTACTTTCTGGAGCGGCTCCAAAAAGAAAGACACGATATTCATTGTCGTTACAATATTTTATTAAATCGTGAGTTAAATCCGCTCCAGTAACACGTTCTTTCAAAGTTCCTTTTAATATTTTCGAGCCAATTATGACACCAATCCCATCCGCTGTTATTAAATCCGCAGATAGTAACATCTTTTTAAACTGCTTTGATTTTTCCGTATTTTCCTTTGCAGACATAACAATTTCAGGATTTGCAGTTACTACAAACCTTGGTTTCTCTTGTTGTTCATGTAGCCAACCTTTTAATAAACTTATAGCTTTTGCATATTCTAAAGTTGAAAAAGGTATACCTTTTATAAACTGCTGATCCACTATACTCTCCCCTTACATAAGCTGCAAATATTCATCAATATCTTTAGAAATTTGAATAAAAGCCTTATTCCAAAATTCATAATTTCTTATATCTATTTCAAAATATTTTTTCATAAGCTCCTCTACTGGAACCTTTCCTGTTTCTCGTAAAAACTCTTTATATTTCGAATGAAAAGTACCTTTACTTTCTTGAGCGATTTCTAATAAACTAAAACTTACTAAATATCCAAATGTGTATGGATAATTGTAAAAAGGAACATCTGCTATATAAAATTGAATATATTTCATCCATACAAACGGTTGGTATTCACTTAAAGCATTTCCATAAGCTTCTTTCTGTGCCATTATAGATAATTTCTCAATTTCATCAGCACTTAAAGGACCCTCTTTACATTTTTCATAAAATGTTTTTTCAAACTGATACGATGCTCGTATTGCCATTACATAATTAAAACTATTTCTTATTTTCCAGCTAAGTAATGACTTTTTCATATCTTTACTATCCGTTGTTTCAATTAGATAATTTAAGAGTACCGTTTCAAAGAAAATAGATGCTGATTCAGCCGTACTCATTGGCAAATTATCATCTAAAAAAGATATAGATTGTTCGAAACTCATATTATAAAAATGCCAAGCGTGTCCTAATTCATGAGCGAGCACTCTTACACTATCTATACTCCCATCATAGCGCATTGAAATTCGTGATTCTTTCTCACTGAAAAATGGAGCACAAAACCCACCTGGTGGTTTATTCTCTCTCGGTTCAGCATCTACCCATCCACTTTCTATCGCATTACGTGCAAATTCTGCTAATTCTTCATCAATATTCTTACATGCATCATAAACGTTTTGTACTGCTACTGAAAAAGGAATTATAACCTCATTACTTTCCTTTACTATCATAAGTTCATGCCATGTAATTGACTCTTTTCCCTTCTTATACACGTTTAAAGCACTTACTAATTTATCAAGGTTTTCTTCTGTCGCATTCCACATTTGGAATAATACAGCTTCTGAAATGCCATTCGCATGAAAAGATTGTGTTAAAATCTCTCTATCTTCTATTTCATTACTCTTTGCATTACGCAATCTCCCTATTTGATTTAATACAGTAGCAAAGATTTCTTTTTCCTTATGTAAAGTACTTGTAAGTAACTCGAATACTTCTAATCTTTCCTTTTCATTTTCACTATTCATTGCAATATTATTTGCTTGTCCAAAGGATAATTGTTTATTATTGTGCTCTATTTCTATCCTATCCCGTAATTGTATGTACATATCTTCCCACGCACTAAGTTCATTTTTTATAAACTTAATATTAATATTATCGGAAGTTTCTACTTCACTATGTTTTATTATTTGCTGTACTTCACTTTTTAGTTCCTTCACTTTCACATTCAATTTAGTAAGGTCAGATGAAACACTTTCTTCAACCCATTGACAATACAAATAGTATTCTGCTTTTTCAATAGCTTGTATAAGCTTTGAAAGAACCTCTACATCTTTTGTTACAAAATATTGCTCTTTCAACTCTAAAATCGGAAATAGAATATCCTCATTCAAATACAATCGATTTAAATCCCATCTAGCAATTTCTTGCATTTTTATAGCCGCCTCCTATTTTTACAAATAGTTACAGATATTTCTTCCTACACAATTATATATGAAATAAAAAAATTTCGATATCCTTAAATATTCAGATTCCTATAAATGCATTCTTATTTATATCTTTTCTTCTACCATAAAGTATCATTTCACATATAAAAAATACTCCCTCTACAGGATTGCATTTGATATAGGCTAACTTCAAAGGTTTCATCTTCATCCATACCATATCGACCGATTATCACAGATTAAAAAATAAAAAAGGATTGATCAAAAGATCAATCCTTTACTCTACTTCATTTAAGAAAAATAACGTTATAACGCCAGGACCTGTATGTGCACCGATTGCTGCACCAATTGTATTTACGATAAATACTTCACAGCCAAATCTTTCAGTAATTAATGCTTTTAACGCTTCAGCTGTTTCTAAGTCGTCACCGTGAGTCATAGCGATTGTTTGACCTTTAAGGTATTTTCCACGTTCTTCCATAATATCAACAATACGGCTTAATACTTTCTTTTTCCCTCGTACTTTTTCAAGTGGGACAAGTTTTCCTTCTTCCACGTTCAAAATCGGCTTAATGTTTAATAAACCACCGATAAATCCTGCTACTTTACTTAAGCGCCCGCCTCTAACAAGGTACTGTAAGTCAGCTACAGTGAAGATATGTTCCATATGGTTCATTAGAAAAGCGACACGGTTTAATATGTCTTCTTTTGATGCGCCGTTTTTTGCCATTTTAGCAGCTTCTAATACGACAAGCCCTTGACCAAGCGAAGCACATTTCGTATCAATAATTTCTAAATCTAAATCTGCATATGTTTCTTTTACTTCCTCTTTAATGACAACTGATGATTGATATGTACCAGACAGTTCAGATGAAAAAGCTAAATATATACAAGGATTACCTTCTTTTGCATAAGAAACAAATTTTTCTTGGAAAGTTTCAAGTGAAGGCAATGACGTTTTATAAACAGCGCCTTCTCTCATTTTTTGCAGTAATGTAACTGACTCTAATGTTACTCCATCTAAATACTCTGTTTCTACTTCATCATATACACGGAGTGGAATTAAATCAATATCATATGCTTGCAGCAATTCTACTGGTAAATCCGCCGCACTATCCGTAATGATTTTAACACCCATTTTTAAACCTCTATTCTGTTATAAATATAAAATAATAAAATAAAAATAGTACTTTTAAATTATATACGTAAAACTTAAATGAAGAAAGGAAAACACTTTATATTGTATGCACTATTCTTCAAAACTTGAACTATTAATGAAAATGGTTCTATTTTAAACACCTTTTTCTTATCATTTTTCAATAACACGAATAATTTTATAAGTATTTTGTATCATCATATTTTAATTCTTTATCTTAATATAATCTTTTAAAATTTATACTGTTTAAAATTTATACTGTTTAAAATTTAAAAGCCACATCCAATAAAGGAAATGGCTTTTAAATTTCCATAAAACAACCAAACTTTATTTCCCATCACATTGTTCTCATTATTATTTTGGCGATGTTAATGATTAATATTTATAGCCTGTACTATATTCACCTGTAAGAATCACTATATAAAAAAACAGGTTAAACATTTTATAAAATATTTAATTTTACTAGTAAAGCTAATAAAATTTGGAGAAGAATTTGAACATTTACTGCTATGTCTGTATCCGTAGTCGTAACTGTAACATTTCTAGAATTTCTAATAACAGTTTCTTGTTTATTAATTTGTTTAATAGATGATTTTTGAAACAATTCTTGTGCTACACGATCAGCTTTTTCACTATCTGCTATAGAAATACTTATTATAACCACAATAGCTGCTTGTAAAGCTGCTTGAATAGATAACGCAGCTTTTGTATCAGTAGTAGTAACTTCTACATCTGCTGAATCAACTATTGTAATAGATTCTTCAGAAATTTGATAAGTTTTACTTTCTTGCGCAGCTGCTTCTGAAACGCTAGCATTTTTAAAAGACGGATGAGGATTTGAAGAATCTAATGCACTCCACTTTTTATTTCCATCTGAATGACATGTTTTTTCCATAAGTTCACCCCCTTTCAATCTAAATAATTATTAACCTGTGATTGTATTTCAGAAATAATACTTTTAATTTGCTGCTTTTTTTCTGGCGATAAATTTTTTAGTTTTTCTTCATTTATCCCATGCCTATTAAAAATATCTGAGAGTAAAAGGTCTATAATTATATTCTTTTGACCTTTATCAAACTTAAAGGAAGAAAATTTATTTAAATCATCCATTTACAATGTTCACTCCTATCAGTTTTCTATAAAAATTTCAAATAACTACCAGCATTATATGTATTTAAATAACAATTGCTTGGACAAGTAACTTAATCTTCTATTTTCCCTTCTTTTTACTAATAAAATCAAAAGGCTGTCTTCTAATGCGAAGACAGCCTCCCGTTACTTAACATATATAAGTTTTAATTACTGTTAAATAATAAGTTCACCTTTGCTATTGTATAGTTATCCCCACTTACCTTCCCATCAATCTTGAATTTTAATTTAGTCATAATAAGAAGTCCAAGCTTGTACCACATATTACAACAAAAAAATATTTACTTTGAGTGAACCATTATAGCTAAATATAAATGGGATAGACACTTTATAAAATGTTTAGTTTAACTAGTAACGCTAATAAAATTTGAAGGAGAATTTGAATATTCACTGCAATATCTGTATCAGTAGTTGTTACGGTTACGTTTCTGGAATTTTTAATAAATGTTTTTTGTCTATTAATTTGTTTAATAGATGATTTTTGAAACAATTCTTGTGTTATTTTATCTGCCTTTTCACTATCTGCTATAGAAATACTTACTACAACCACAATAGCTGCTTGTAACGCAGCTTGGATGGATAGCGCAGCTTTTGTATCTGTAGTAGTAACTTGTACATCTGCTGAATCTACTATTTCAATATATTCCTCAGAAACTTGATCGATTTCATCTGTTTGTATAGCTTCTTCTAAAAAATTTGCATTTTTACTATATGAATAAGAATTTACTGATTCGGAATCCTGATTTATTGGCTCAGAAACCTGTTTTTTTGGTTCACAATCCTTTTTTATTGGCTCAGAATCCACTTTTTTTCGTTCAGAATCCCGATTTAATGGATCCCGGTTTTTCTTTCGTCTACAAACTTCACAATCACACATAAAATCACCCCTTTTAAACTAAAAAATTAGCAATATTAAAATATTGGCTAACTACTAGCATTTTATGTATTTTTTAATAATTTGTTTGGACAAGTAACTTGAATTTATATTTTACTTCTAATTCTTTTTTGTAATAACAAAAAATAGCCTTCTAACAAGAAGACAACCATCTTTTATTTCACATTTATATAAAAGACCCATACTTAAATACACTTAACTTCATATAATATTTTTAGAATGAGTAGTCGTTACTGAAGGGCACTTTTCGAAGTGCTCTTATCTTTAATCTCCCTCTTTTTCAGGAAGAGTTTTTTTACTAAATCCTAATATGATTTGTATCACTAAGGCTGGCGATTACCACATTTCCTTAATAGCTTCAATGAATACAGTAGCTACTAATTAAAATATCCCTATGATTTTCTCTACACTAAAAAAATCGTGCGTTATCGAACACATGAACTATTTTTTATTTTGACTATGTAACACTAAATTCACAACATTATTATCCTATATTTGGTGAAGCCTACATTTCAATGCCAGCAACCCCACACTTTTAACTAATAACTTAAACAAATGTGCTATCTCAAGGTTCCTTTGATATAGTATCTTATGTTCTATATAATGAAGAGAGCGCTAGTATTCGGAAGGAGCATGTATATGAGTATTCAACTAGCTACATCTAACGATTTAAAATGGATTAATAGTCAATATGAATCAATAGGATTTGTACGAAGTGATTTAAAGAGAGATAAAGTTGCAATTATTACATATAACAACGAGTATGCAGGTGTTGGACGATTAGTCCAAATAGATGCAGATACTATAGAAATGGGCGGGATTTTTATTCTCCCTAAATTTAGAGGGCTACAATTAGCTGGTGAGCTTGTTTCATTTTTAGTAGAAACTGTAAAAAAATCACAAATACAAGATGTATATTGTCTTCCTTTTGAGGAATTAGAAAACTTTTATAAGAAATATGGCTATACTGAAGTCGATACTACGAAAGAAGCAGTCCATCCAATTATTCTAAAAAAATATAATTGGTGTTTGGAGAACTACGATAAACACGTTCTACTATTTAAATTGTAAATATAATAAAAAGTATATTCTCAATCGTTTTTCTATCACTACTCCTAATCGGAGCCTAAGGATTAATCAAAGATATTTTATCTCTCCTTTTATAAATGGCTGATTAAAACTCAATGTTCCGTCAATACTATAGGTAACATGATTGTATTTCTCCATTCTCCCTTGGAGAGGAGCAGTTAGCTTTTGCTAGCTGCTCTTTTATTTTTTCAAAAAGTCACATAAATATCTTTAATTCCAAACATTCAAAAGATAAAATGTGATAAGATTGTTATGAAGATATTTACCAACTAATAAATGCGCCCTAGACTTACGTACTAGGGCGTATTTATTTTTTAGTATGTAATTTCCTTCACTCATCTATTATCCACAAAATAAGTATCATACGCTTTATCAAAAACATATCCTAACTTTTCTGCTAGGTTAGCAGATGTAGTATTCGCTGCGTCCCAGTTTGGATACTTTCCATTTTCTAAGCAATCCAATATAAGAGCTGCACTAACTACAGTTGCCAAGCCTTTTCTTCTATGATTGTGATCAGTCGCAACTTCAATTTCAATTCCATCATTATAAATACTATACGAGGATGCACCACATACAACTTCTCCGTTATATAAAATGCTATAACCTATACCACGGTTTATATAATCTTCTACCGACTGAAATTGACTTATAAAATCTTCAGAGATTTTATGTAATGTAGGGCTATTTGCGATATGCTCATCTATTCTTTTTAACTCATATCCTTTTGGAAGTATTGATATAAAAGACTGTAATTTTGAACGATTAAAACCTTCTGAATTTCGTTTGAACTTATAGCGTAAAAACTTATCTATTTTTCTTTCATGGAATGTTTCTAAGCGTTGTTTCCACTCTTCACTATTTACGATAACTAAAATTCTTTCAGGAATGTTACGTAATAACTCTTCTGTTTCTTGCACATTTGGGTCTCCAGCGTAAAATGTGAAAATTCCTACCGTAACTTGTGCTACTGTTGGATTTTCAAGATCATTTACCCAAGCAGTCCCCATATGCCCTTGTAAATAAGAAAGTAAAATAACGTTATTGAAATCATCAAACATAGAAACTAGTTTTTTTCTTGTATGTATATTCGCTTCATGTATCATTTACATTCCCGCCTTCTATAAAATCAATCTTATTCTAAATCTTTTAGAATAAACTTATATAATTTTTCAATCAACCATTTACCATATAAGAAAACACCTATTAAACTAAATTTTTATATAATTATAAATCATTCACAAATATAAAATTATTATAACATCTAATAAAAAAAGAGTATCTCACTTTTTAAACTTTAGAATATACATCGTGTATGTATAAACCCTCAACATAATGTATGAGGATTTATCAAAAAATGCGTTATAACTCCTTCTTAGAAATAAAAGATTCCATTTCACCATTTTTATATACTTTAGTCAATTTAACAACTGACTTGTACGTGTTAACGTCATCCTTTATCATTTTTTTCAGCTCTTCTATTTCGATATTACCAGTTCCACTCTCTACCTTTAAACAATTTGAAATGTTTAAGTATCCACTAGATGCGAAAAGAATAACGAATGTAATATCAGGAAAATTAATGAACAGCATTCCAAACTTCAAAGGGTTCGCAGCAGTATCCGATAAAACTAATCGAAAATCTAACAGTTCAGGTACTTGAACAAAATCCTTAGAAACAATCGCTTCACCTACAATTGCAAATTGCTTTACTACATTCCCAAGTTCATCTGTAAATTCAGTACATATAGGTGCATCAATTGTTTTCGCTTGTAAAGATAAATTTAATTCTGGATTATGAAAATCAAAAAAGATTGTACTCCCCTCTGTTAAACATTGCGGGCACACATTTCCTAGCAAGCTAAAGTCCTCTTCAATATATTTAACTTTCGATTTGCAACTACAAACTTTTCCTATTCGGATTACATCAATTTTTGAGCAATCTACAAAAATAACCTCACTGTCTTCTTGTACGAATGATACAATCCCTTTCATCGCATTAAATGAAAGAAAATAAGATACAACGATTTCGTTTCCTACTATTACAATACTTTCAACTTTAGTATACGGTTCTAGACTTTGTAAAAATTCACATATACTATTTTGGCAACACCCACAATCACGTTTCGGCTCACAATCCACTTACACTCCATCCCTTCTCTATATAGAATAGCTAATACATATATATGAAAGGAAAACAAAAAAGCTTGGACAATATAACTTTAACGTAGGAATATCGTTATCTATTCATAATATTAGTACGGGAATTACACCAATAATGAGTAATAACACATAATTTTTACTATAAATACATATAACAATTTCATCTTTCATGAAAAAAACGTTATAATGAAGTGTAGCCTCTACGATTACGTTATAAAGGAGATTAAAACAATGGCTAAAATTAAAGTATACCAAGTAAAAGAAGAAAATATGGAAGCAGTAAAAAACATCATTGATGTTGAGGAACAAAACCCAACTGCTGAAAACTTACAAAATCTATATGCATGTGTATTAGAAACTGAAGATATGGCATTGCCTGAATCATACATTGAAGAAGATATCTTAATCGATTCTATGGAAGTTATGGTTAACGCTTCTCAAAGCAAAGTAAGAGACTTAGGTGCATACGATGTAATTGAAGTTCAAAACAAAGGTAAGAAAACACAAATTTTATTACTTGCAGACGAAGAATACGAAATTATTGAAGGCTAATCTAACACCATACATACGAAAAAGCTCCTTTCCAATTGGAAAGGAGCTTTTTCATTACGCTTTTGATGTTTCACTTTTTTTATTTGTTTGTTCTT from Bacillus cereus G9842 includes the following:
- a CDS encoding 5'-methylthioadenosine/adenosylhomocysteine nucleosidase, with the protein product MNRIGIIGAMQIEIDLLLEKLVIQEEQTIAGMPFYIGEFMGIEVIITRSGVGKVNAAACAQTLIHKFDVDSIINTGVAGGLHPDVKVGDLVISTNVTHHDVSKNQMKNLFPFKEEFIASKELVELARKACNSSSLRTRVHEGRIVSGECFVEDSKLKAKLIDEYAPHCTEMEGAAIGHVAYINDIPFLVIRCISDSADDEAQVSYDDFAKTAANYCSEIIVEMLKNISSNTYSSKGENDMLQALIFDMDGTLFQTDKILELSLDDTFNHLRSLQLWDTVTPINKYREIMGVPLPQVWEALLPDHSIEVREQTDAYFLDRLIENIKSGKGALYSNVKEIFTYIKENNCSIYIASNGLTEYLRAIVTYYALDKWVTETFSIEQIQSLNKGDLVKSIMNKYDIKEAAVVGDRLSDINAAKDNGLLAIGCNFDFAQEDELAQADIVIDDLMELKGILSEVKNTHAMNYIK
- a CDS encoding WecB/TagA/CpsF family glycosyltransferase, which translates into the protein MDQQFIKGIPFSTLEYAKAISLLKGWLHEQQEKPRFVVTANPEIVMSAKENTEKSKQFKKMLLSADLITADGIGVIIGSKILKGTLKERVTGADLTHDLIKYCNDNEYRVFLFGAAPESNKKALEKLNEQFPGAQFKGQHGFVNGEEIEEIKMKIKQFKPHLLLVGLGSPKQEEFIYENIQTLNVPLSIGIGGMIDIISGTVKRAPKMMRDTGTEWLYRLLSQPKRLKRQLVLPKFLLSVMSERIKGIN
- a CDS encoding M3 family metallopeptidase — translated: MQEIARWDLNRLYLNEDILFPILELKEQYFVTKDVEVLSKLIQAIEKAEYYLYCQWVEESVSSDLTKLNVKVKELKSEVQQIIKHSEVETSDNINIKFIKNELSAWEDMYIQLRDRIEIEHNNKQLSFGQANNIAMNSENEKERLEVFELLTSTLHKEKEIFATVLNQIGRLRNAKSNEIEDREILTQSFHANGISEAVLFQMWNATEENLDKLVSALNVYKKGKESITWHELMIVKESNEVIIPFSVAVQNVYDACKNIDEELAEFARNAIESGWVDAEPRENKPPGGFCAPFFSEKESRISMRYDGSIDSVRVLAHELGHAWHFYNMSFEQSISFLDDNLPMSTAESASIFFETVLLNYLIETTDSKDMKKSLLSWKIRNSFNYVMAIRASYQFEKTFYEKCKEGPLSADEIEKLSIMAQKEAYGNALSEYQPFVWMKYIQFYIADVPFYNYPYTFGYLVSFSLLEIAQESKGTFHSKYKEFLRETGKVPVEELMKKYFEIDIRNYEFWNKAFIQISKDIDEYLQLM
- a CDS encoding DegV family protein; this translates as MGVKIITDSAADLPVELLQAYDIDLIPLRVYDEVETEYLDGVTLESVTLLQKMREGAVYKTSLPSLETFQEKFVSYAKEGNPCIYLAFSSELSGTYQSSVVIKEEVKETYADLDLEIIDTKCASLGQGLVVLEAAKMAKNGASKEDILNRVAFLMNHMEHIFTVADLQYLVRGGRLSKVAGFIGGLLNIKPILNVEEGKLVPLEKVRGKKKVLSRIVDIMEERGKYLKGQTIAMTHGDDLETAEALKALITERFGCEVFIVNTIGAAIGAHTGPGVITLFFLNEVE
- a CDS encoding spore coat protein, with translation MEKTCHSDGNKKWSALDSSNPHPSFKNASVSEAAAQESKTYQISEESITIVDSADVEVTTTDTKAALSIQAALQAAIVVIISISIADSEKADRVAQELFQKSSIKQINKQETVIRNSRNVTVTTTDTDIAVNVQILLQILLALLVKLNIL
- a CDS encoding spore coat protein, whose product is MCDCEVCRRKKNRDPLNRDSERKKVDSEPIKKDCEPKKQVSEPINQDSESVNSYSYSKNANFLEEAIQTDEIDQVSEEYIEIVDSADVQVTTTDTKAALSIQAALQAAIVVVVSISIADSEKADKITQELFQKSSIKQINRQKTFIKNSRNVTVTTTDTDIAVNIQILLQILLALLVKLNIL
- a CDS encoding GNAT family N-acetyltransferase translates to MSIQLATSNDLKWINSQYESIGFVRSDLKRDKVAIITYNNEYAGVGRLVQIDADTIEMGGIFILPKFRGLQLAGELVSFLVETVKKSQIQDVYCLPFEELENFYKKYGYTEVDTTKEAVHPIILKKYNWCLENYDKHVLLFKL
- a CDS encoding GNAT family N-acetyltransferase; protein product: MIHEANIHTRKKLVSMFDDFNNVILLSYLQGHMGTAWVNDLENPTVAQVTVGIFTFYAGDPNVQETEELLRNIPERILVIVNSEEWKQRLETFHERKIDKFLRYKFKRNSEGFNRSKLQSFISILPKGYELKRIDEHIANSPTLHKISEDFISQFQSVEDYINRGIGYSILYNGEVVCGASSYSIYNDGIEIEVATDHNHRRKGLATVVSAALILDCLENGKYPNWDAANTTSANLAEKLGYVFDKAYDTYFVDNR
- a CDS encoding BC_2878 family exosporium-associated protein, which gives rise to MDCEPKRDCGCCQNSICEFLQSLEPYTKVESIVIVGNEIVVSYFLSFNAMKGIVSFVQEDSEVIFVDCSKIDVIRIGKVCSCKSKVKYIEEDFSLLGNVCPQCLTEGSTIFFDFHNPELNLSLQAKTIDAPICTEFTDELGNVVKQFAIVGEAIVSKDFVQVPELLDFRLVLSDTAANPLKFGMLFINFPDITFVILFASSGYLNISNCLKVESGTGNIEIEELKKMIKDDVNTYKSVVKLTKVYKNGEMESFISKKEL